A genomic window from Rhizobium sp. EC-SD404 includes:
- a CDS encoding acetolactate synthase large subunit — protein MPKGSDLFVAALENEGVERVFGVPGEENLDLLESLRPSRIELVLTRHEQAAAFMAATHGRLTGQPGVCLATLGPGALNLATGAAYAHLGAMPMILITGQKPLMSARQARFQIVDIVASMKPLTKMTRQIISASSIPATVRDAFRVAMDERPGPVHLELPEDVAGEDVENAFVIPRHALERPVAGSAALDSAAEAILAAKRPLVMIGAAGNRPSLIDALSTFVARTRLPFFNTQMGKGAVTGGSNLYMGTAALSEGDYVHEAVERADLIIAIGHDTVEKPPFLMKSAGGPKVVHIGYQSATVEQVYHPDMEVIGDIRATVEALGERLDGQLASDDGILELRQRILARINDRAEDDRFPIIPQRIVHDVRKVMPEDGIVCLDNGMYKIWFARNYRTHVANTLLLDNALATMGAGLPSAMMAAMLYPDRRVLAVCGDGGFMMNSQEMETAVRLGLNLVVVILNDSAYGMIRWKQAVDGFPDFGMSFDNPDFVRYAEAYGAKGSRVNAVEDLVPTLEAAFAGGGVHLVDVPIDYSENTRVLVDELRNRTPDVNCM, from the coding sequence ATGCCCAAAGGGTCCGACCTGTTTGTCGCCGCGCTGGAAAACGAGGGCGTGGAGCGCGTCTTTGGTGTACCGGGGGAAGAGAACCTGGACCTCCTGGAGTCGCTTCGCCCCTCTCGCATCGAACTGGTCCTCACGCGTCACGAGCAGGCGGCGGCCTTCATGGCCGCGACGCATGGCAGACTGACCGGCCAGCCCGGCGTCTGCCTCGCGACGCTCGGACCCGGCGCGCTCAATCTCGCGACGGGTGCCGCCTATGCCCATCTTGGGGCGATGCCGATGATCCTCATCACCGGCCAGAAGCCGCTGATGAGCGCACGACAGGCCCGCTTCCAGATCGTCGACATCGTCGCCTCGATGAAGCCGCTCACCAAGATGACGCGCCAGATCATCAGCGCCTCGAGCATTCCCGCCACCGTCCGCGATGCCTTCCGGGTGGCGATGGACGAGCGGCCGGGTCCAGTACATCTGGAATTGCCCGAGGACGTTGCGGGTGAGGACGTCGAGAACGCCTTCGTCATTCCGCGCCACGCGCTGGAGCGTCCCGTTGCCGGATCGGCTGCGCTCGACAGTGCGGCAGAGGCGATCCTTGCCGCCAAGCGGCCTCTGGTGATGATCGGCGCGGCAGGAAACCGGCCATCGCTGATCGACGCGCTGTCGACCTTCGTCGCCCGCACCCGCCTGCCCTTCTTCAACACGCAGATGGGCAAAGGCGCCGTGACCGGGGGCTCCAACCTCTACATGGGCACCGCCGCCCTTTCGGAAGGCGATTACGTCCATGAGGCGGTAGAGCGCGCGGACCTGATCATCGCCATCGGCCACGATACGGTAGAGAAACCGCCTTTCCTGATGAAGAGTGCAGGCGGCCCGAAGGTCGTCCATATCGGCTACCAGTCCGCCACGGTCGAGCAGGTCTACCATCCAGACATGGAGGTGATCGGCGACATCAGGGCCACCGTCGAGGCGCTCGGCGAGCGGCTCGACGGCCAGTTGGCCTCCGACGATGGGATCCTCGAACTGCGCCAGCGGATCCTCGCCCGCATCAACGACCGCGCCGAGGACGATCGCTTTCCGATCATTCCGCAGCGCATCGTCCATGATGTCCGCAAGGTCATGCCGGAGGACGGCATTGTCTGCCTCGACAACGGCATGTACAAGATCTGGTTTGCCCGCAACTACCGCACCCATGTCGCCAACACGCTGTTGCTCGACAATGCGCTGGCGACGATGGGCGCCGGTCTGCCCTCGGCGATGATGGCGGCGATGCTCTACCCCGATCGGCGCGTGCTCGCCGTCTGCGGTGACGGCGGTTTCATGATGAATTCCCAAGAGATGGAAACGGCGGTGCGGCTCGGCCTGAACCTCGTCGTGGTCATCCTGAACGACAGCGCCTATGGCATGATCCGCTGGAAGCAGGCGGTGGATGGCTTCCCGGACTTCGGCATGAGCTTCGACAATCCCGATTTCGTGCGCTATGCCGAGGCATATGGCGCAAAGGGGTCCCGCGTGAACGCAGTCGAGGACCTCGTGCCGACGCTCGAGGCTGCATTCGCCGGCGGCGGTGTGCACCTGGTCGACGTCCCGATCGACTATTCCGAGAACACGCGCGTGCTGGTCGACGAGTTGCGCAATCGCACGCCCGACGTGAACTGCATGTGA
- a CDS encoding alpha/beta hydrolase, translating to MTRFARRAVLAGFAAAALTSAVPAFGDQGTSPPTMPPVEMVSTNGIELAVYEAGDGPAVVLLHGFPGLAYTWRHQIPALVEAGYGVIVPDLRGYGLSDAPPAVEDYDIDDLTGDVAGLLDGLGVEKAVFMGHDWGGLLAWQMALLHEEKTAGVISLNTPHIPHWGLWLHPDLVDPVLPEGGQFEANPAIDPIAQMREVYSTDMYVLMFQDRDAADSVMNSDPRGTLRSALRKDLGTPDGWDRLPAAAKNMEYDGQPAPEEFPGRDVLLPEELDVYVSHYERTGFTPAINWYRNITSNWEAGLEIDQTIRVPSLMVSAENDVVLRPSMTDGMDAHVPDLEKYVVPDAWHWTPEERPEEVNRIVLGWLESRFPS from the coding sequence TTGACCCGATTCGCACGAAGAGCAGTTCTCGCAGGATTTGCTGCGGCCGCATTGACCTCAGCCGTACCGGCCTTCGGCGACCAAGGCACGTCACCACCCACAATGCCCCCTGTCGAAATGGTGAGCACGAACGGCATCGAATTGGCCGTCTACGAGGCCGGCGACGGTCCGGCGGTCGTATTGCTCCACGGCTTTCCGGGCTTGGCCTATACCTGGCGGCATCAGATACCCGCGCTCGTCGAAGCGGGGTATGGCGTCATCGTTCCCGATTTGCGCGGCTACGGCCTCAGCGATGCGCCGCCGGCTGTCGAGGACTACGACATTGACGATCTGACTGGAGATGTCGCGGGCTTGCTCGATGGCCTGGGCGTCGAGAAGGCTGTTTTCATGGGGCATGATTGGGGCGGCTTGCTCGCTTGGCAGATGGCGCTCCTGCATGAGGAAAAAACCGCGGGTGTCATCTCGCTCAACACGCCGCACATTCCCCATTGGGGGCTCTGGTTACATCCGGATCTCGTCGATCCGGTACTGCCCGAAGGTGGCCAGTTCGAAGCGAATCCTGCGATCGACCCCATTGCCCAGATGCGCGAAGTCTACAGCACGGACATGTACGTTCTGATGTTCCAGGACCGCGACGCCGCGGACAGCGTGATGAACAGCGATCCGCGCGGCACGCTACGCAGCGCGTTACGCAAAGACCTCGGCACGCCGGACGGTTGGGACCGATTGCCGGCCGCCGCGAAGAACATGGAATATGACGGGCAACCCGCGCCGGAAGAATTCCCGGGCCGGGATGTGCTCCTTCCCGAAGAGCTCGACGTCTATGTCAGCCACTACGAGCGCACGGGCTTCACACCCGCCATCAACTGGTATCGCAACATCACCAGCAACTGGGAGGCGGGGCTGGAGATCGACCAGACGATCCGCGTGCCGTCGCTGATGGTGTCGGCGGAAAACGATGTGGTGCTTCGACCGAGCATGACGGACGGCATGGATGCCCATGTGCCTGATCTGGAAAAATACGTCGTGCCCGATGCCTGGCATTGGACCCCGGAAGAACGGCCGGAGGAGGTGAACCGCATCGTCCTCGGCTGGCTGGAGAGCCGTTTCCCCTCCTGA
- a CDS encoding TetR/AcrR family transcriptional regulator — MPKKLPRADRRAQLLDVAHTIVREQGTDALTLGALAEHAGVSKPITYNHFETRAGLMIALYQEIMDRQVRALAAAIEDTPKQLAAVAHVLADAYMDCYRAVGPEWHAIGAALRGDAQMDAAQRQMIDGHIAFFAKVLTPLSRLSPEMTRRRCIGIIGAGEALSDAMVRGEISRDCAVQDFTDLITSWLTSNSSAS; from the coding sequence ATGCCGAAGAAACTGCCAAGGGCCGATCGCCGTGCTCAACTGCTCGATGTGGCGCACACGATCGTCCGGGAGCAGGGCACCGATGCTCTGACACTGGGGGCGCTCGCCGAGCATGCGGGGGTGAGCAAGCCCATCACCTACAATCACTTCGAGACCCGGGCTGGTCTCATGATCGCGCTCTACCAAGAAATCATGGATCGCCAGGTTCGTGCCCTGGCTGCCGCGATCGAAGACACGCCCAAGCAATTGGCCGCCGTCGCCCACGTGCTCGCCGATGCCTATATGGACTGCTATCGCGCAGTCGGACCGGAATGGCATGCAATCGGTGCGGCTCTAAGAGGCGACGCCCAAATGGATGCCGCGCAACGGCAGATGATCGACGGACACATCGCCTTCTTTGCGAAGGTATTGACGCCTCTTTCGAGACTGTCGCCCGAGATGACGCGCCGGCGCTGCATCGGGATCATCGGCGCGGGCGAAGCCTTGTCCGATGCTATGGTTCGGGGAGAGATCAGCCGAGACTGTGCCGTGCAGGACTTTACGGATCTGATTACGAGCTGGCTGACTTCGAATTCCAGCGCTTCATAG
- a CDS encoding phosphodiester glycosidase family protein, whose product MIAIRDLASPSFAAVLAVIAVFVTTPESEALQCTDERFEGSGYVVCTIDPAASDLRLFWKDSDGQPYRRFSSLAGALREQEQDLVFAINAGMYQTDFAPLGLYVENGEELQVADTATIDGPPRQVPNFYKKPNGVFFLGDAEAGILPTEEFLELRPNVRLATQSGPMLVIENALHPALIPGSTDTTRRSGVGVCEGGLVRFAISDWRVNFHEFARLFRDHLACPNALFLDGGRGAGLFLPEKRRNDFSWHGGYGPILGVVE is encoded by the coding sequence ATGATTGCAATACGAGACTTGGCCAGTCCGTCGTTCGCGGCCGTATTGGCGGTCATCGCTGTGTTCGTCACGACGCCGGAGTCTGAGGCCCTGCAGTGCACCGACGAGCGTTTCGAAGGGTCCGGTTACGTCGTCTGCACGATCGATCCGGCCGCATCCGACCTGCGTCTGTTCTGGAAGGATAGCGACGGTCAGCCTTATCGCCGTTTCTCCAGCCTGGCCGGGGCGCTACGGGAGCAGGAGCAGGACCTTGTCTTCGCGATCAATGCGGGCATGTATCAGACCGACTTCGCCCCTCTCGGGCTCTATGTCGAGAATGGCGAGGAACTGCAGGTAGCCGATACCGCCACCATCGACGGCCCGCCGCGACAGGTGCCTAACTTCTACAAGAAGCCCAACGGCGTCTTCTTTCTCGGCGATGCCGAAGCGGGCATTCTGCCGACGGAAGAATTTCTCGAACTGAGACCTAATGTGCGTCTCGCGACCCAATCGGGACCGATGCTCGTCATCGAAAATGCGTTGCACCCGGCGCTCATTCCCGGCTCGACGGACACGACGCGCCGCAGCGGCGTGGGCGTCTGCGAAGGCGGGCTCGTCCGGTTCGCGATCAGCGACTGGCGCGTGAATTTTCATGAATTCGCCAGGCTCTTTCGCGACCATCTGGCCTGTCCCAACGCGCTTTTCCTCGACGGCGGCCGCGGCGCCGGACTCTTCCTTCCCGAGAAGAGACGCAACGACTTTTCCTGGCACGGGGGCTACGGCCCGATCCTCGGGGTCGTCGAATAG
- a CDS encoding aconitase family protein: protein MSLVTAAYSILAGNAEGPIVALSEGLSLWGGVDPATGRIIDVHHPQHGVGLSGAVVMMPTTRGSCSGSGVLLDLLLAGKGPATLIFTEPEEVATLGALVALEMFEIALPVLRLPEPVFAEIAARSHAHILPDAIAAMGLSIPIVPMPAAPLTLTAGDEALLSGAEGEAAMQAMRIVIATARQQGAGALVDVSRAHIDGCIYAGPANLVFAETMEAKGARVRVPTTMNAISVDRENWRQQRVPSTFGEPAARLADAYVRMGCKPTFTCAPYLLEHPPGFGETIGWSESNAVIFANSVLGARTAKHPDFLDFCIAITGRAPLVGPFLDEERRARVVIDIDLGNNADASAWPLVGYLAGLAAPDRIPLLRGLAKATPRRDDLKALCAAFGTTSAAPMLHVEGVTPEAANAAPPDATRIALTRMDLIEGWRRLNDGPHKIDLVAIGSPHASLDECRSLAALLDGKSRHPDITAIVTAGRHVIAMAEADGTRAILRASGVDVIPDLCWCSISRPVFPPDAATVMTNSGKYAHYGPGLSGCTVRLGALQDCVDAIVSGSVPARLPEWLR, encoded by the coding sequence ATGAGCCTCGTCACCGCAGCATATTCGATCCTCGCCGGTAACGCCGAAGGACCCATCGTGGCCTTGTCGGAGGGCCTGAGCCTATGGGGAGGCGTCGATCCAGCCACCGGCCGCATCATCGATGTGCATCATCCCCAGCACGGCGTCGGCTTGAGCGGGGCCGTGGTGATGATGCCGACCACCCGTGGCTCCTGCTCCGGGTCGGGCGTGCTCCTAGACCTTCTGCTCGCAGGCAAAGGCCCCGCCACGCTCATTTTCACCGAACCGGAAGAAGTGGCGACGCTTGGCGCCCTGGTGGCTTTGGAAATGTTCGAGATCGCCCTTCCCGTGCTGCGGCTCCCGGAGCCTGTGTTTGCCGAGATTGCAGCCAGATCGCACGCCCACATCCTGCCGGACGCCATCGCTGCGATGGGCCTTTCCATTCCAATTGTTCCCATGCCCGCTGCGCCGCTGACGCTGACGGCCGGTGACGAAGCCCTGTTGTCGGGCGCTGAGGGCGAAGCTGCGATGCAGGCGATGCGCATCGTCATCGCCACAGCAAGGCAGCAAGGCGCCGGCGCACTCGTCGACGTCTCGCGTGCCCATATCGACGGCTGCATCTATGCCGGACCTGCCAATCTCGTCTTTGCCGAAACCATGGAGGCAAAGGGCGCGCGCGTGCGCGTCCCGACCACAATGAATGCAATCTCGGTCGATCGCGAGAACTGGCGGCAGCAACGCGTTCCATCCACTTTCGGGGAACCGGCAGCGCGGCTCGCGGACGCCTATGTGCGGATGGGCTGCAAGCCGACATTCACGTGCGCGCCCTATCTTCTGGAACATCCGCCCGGGTTTGGCGAAACGATTGGCTGGTCGGAATCCAATGCCGTCATCTTTGCCAACAGCGTTCTCGGAGCCCGCACCGCCAAGCACCCCGATTTCCTGGATTTCTGCATCGCCATCACCGGGCGCGCTCCGCTCGTCGGCCCTTTTCTGGACGAGGAGCGAAGGGCGCGCGTGGTCATCGATATCGATCTCGGGAACAACGCCGATGCCTCGGCCTGGCCCCTCGTCGGCTACCTTGCCGGCCTTGCAGCGCCTGACAGGATCCCGCTTCTGAGAGGCCTTGCCAAGGCCACGCCCCGCCGCGATGACCTCAAGGCGCTCTGCGCGGCCTTCGGCACGACCTCCGCCGCACCCATGCTGCACGTCGAGGGCGTGACCCCCGAGGCTGCCAATGCCGCGCCCCCCGATGCCACTCGGATCGCACTCACGCGCATGGACCTCATCGAGGGTTGGCGGCGTCTCAATGATGGCCCGCACAAGATCGACCTCGTTGCGATCGGCAGTCCGCACGCCTCGCTCGACGAATGCCGCTCGCTTGCCGCTTTGCTGGACGGGAAATCGCGCCACCCCGACATCACCGCGATCGTGACGGCGGGACGCCATGTGATTGCCATGGCGGAAGCCGACGGAACCCGTGCAATTCTGCGCGCCAGCGGCGTCGACGTCATTCCAGACCTCTGCTGGTGTTCGATCTCACGGCCGGTCTTTCCGCCCGACGCGGCGACAGTGATGACGAATTCAGGGAAGTACGCCCATTACGGCCCGGGATTGTCGGGCTGCACCGTTCGCCTTGGCGCGCTCCAAGATTGCGTGGATGCGATTGTTTCCGGCAGCGTCCCTGCCCGGCTGCCGGAATGGCTTCGCTGA
- a CDS encoding metallophosphoesterase family protein, giving the protein MPTLGVISDTHGLLRDEAIALLEGVDHIIHAGDIGDPKIIERLETIAPVSAIRGNIDRDHWAATYPETLRMRLFDSEIFVIHDRKDLAFSPGETDIDLVISGHSHRSNIEMLDGVLYLNPGSTGPRRFKLPITLATVQISNGRLVPQIHEIA; this is encoded by the coding sequence ATGCCCACGCTCGGTGTCATCTCGGATACGCACGGTCTTCTCCGCGATGAGGCCATCGCGCTGCTGGAAGGCGTCGATCACATCATACATGCCGGCGACATCGGAGACCCCAAGATCATCGAACGACTTGAAACCATAGCCCCGGTTTCGGCCATCCGCGGCAACATCGATCGCGACCACTGGGCAGCGACCTATCCCGAGACGCTGCGGATGCGGCTTTTCGATTCTGAGATCTTCGTGATCCACGATCGCAAGGATCTGGCGTTCTCTCCCGGCGAAACAGACATCGATCTCGTGATCTCGGGACATTCCCATCGTTCCAACATCGAAATGCTGGATGGCGTGCTCTACCTCAACCCCGGCAGTACTGGCCCGCGCAGGTTCAAGTTGCCCATCACATTGGCAACGGTGCAGATCTCGAACGGGCGGTTGGTGCCCCAGATCCACGAAATCGCATGA
- the rsgA gene encoding ribosome small subunit-dependent GTPase A gives MVEPTGLAALGALGWASFFSDQIGEGDAHLVPVRIANIHRARVSGYSAHGPIDLVLPANEAVGDYAVGDFVLAESGNHLVRRRLQRTSLLARRMSDGSTQLSGANVDTLFIVTSCNDDFSVPRLERYLAMAAQCEIPPVLVLTKADTQEDAGPFVALAAELARDLPVVVVDPRRPDAVMKLQSWFGVGKTVALTGSSGVGKSTLVNTLAGSGADTAQLTGAVRANDSKGRHTTTARSLHAVAGGGWVLDSPGIRSLHLGEMAEGLDVVFAEITELESQCKFRNCTHSHEPSCAVLKAVNDGRIDPERFARWRKLQDENNAFGAHKSPRR, from the coding sequence ATGGTTGAACCGACCGGCTTAGCCGCACTTGGTGCTTTGGGCTGGGCTTCCTTTTTCAGCGATCAGATCGGCGAGGGCGACGCCCATCTCGTGCCCGTCCGCATCGCGAATATCCATCGCGCACGCGTAAGCGGATACTCCGCCCATGGCCCAATCGATCTCGTTCTGCCGGCGAACGAAGCCGTCGGCGACTATGCGGTTGGCGATTTCGTGTTGGCAGAGTCAGGTAATCATCTCGTTCGGCGGCGCCTTCAGCGTACATCTCTTCTGGCGCGGCGCATGAGTGACGGTAGCACGCAGCTGTCCGGCGCTAATGTCGACACGCTGTTCATTGTCACCTCATGCAACGACGATTTCAGTGTTCCGCGGCTCGAGCGCTATCTGGCCATGGCAGCCCAATGTGAAATCCCTCCAGTTCTGGTGCTGACCAAGGCCGATACCCAGGAGGATGCGGGTCCGTTCGTGGCACTTGCCGCTGAGCTGGCGCGCGACCTGCCTGTCGTCGTGGTCGATCCGCGCAGGCCCGACGCGGTTATGAAACTTCAGTCCTGGTTCGGCGTCGGCAAGACCGTGGCGCTCACAGGCTCTTCGGGGGTGGGCAAGTCGACGCTCGTCAATACGCTCGCTGGTTCCGGCGCCGACACCGCTCAACTCACCGGTGCCGTTCGCGCAAACGATTCCAAGGGTCGGCACACGACAACCGCGCGCTCGCTTCATGCGGTGGCCGGCGGCGGCTGGGTGCTGGATTCGCCGGGTATCCGGTCTCTGCATCTCGGCGAAATGGCCGAAGGTCTCGATGTGGTGTTCGCCGAGATCACCGAACTGGAGAGCCAGTGCAAGTTCAGAAATTGCACGCACAGCCACGAACCGTCCTGCGCGGTGCTCAAAGCCGTCAATGACGGGCGGATCGATCCCGAGCGCTTTGCCCGTTGGCGCAAGCTGCAAGACGAAAACAATGCTTTCGGCGCGCACAAGTCACCGCGGCGCTAA
- a CDS encoding sensor domain-containing diguanylate cyclase translates to MSERDAVRQISDEDERLAVLERYDVLDTPPEEAFDRITRLTRQIFDVSISTVTLIDGHRQWFKSRQGVDVAETDLSQSLCHIAVVKGEPLIVEDALAHRTIQNHPAVIDGLKLRFYAGMPLRTPDGHVIGTLCAADTSPRAFSQRDQGILADLAQFVVSELELRTLAMTDALTGALSRRAFREEAARAIALARRHATELSVLMVDLDHFKLVNDTYGHQFGDRLLVEVVSTLRSNARQSDIIGRLGGEEFGLVLHQSSASAALEVAEKLRSAIAHLRIDHVDGAVGATISVGVAGLDRTTQDIDTLLERADAALYAAKSDGRNRCIRWETPATPIPGDVRRRVLKGGRIAFNGGRSTMDCTVRSLSDSGAGIDFISTADVPDRFKLLIMADDVSRACRVRVRGDRRIEVDFG, encoded by the coding sequence GTGAGTGAGCGCGACGCAGTACGCCAGATCAGCGATGAAGATGAGCGTCTCGCTGTCCTCGAACGCTATGACGTGCTCGACACGCCTCCAGAAGAAGCGTTCGATCGGATTACCCGGCTGACGCGCCAGATTTTTGATGTGTCGATCTCTACGGTGACGCTGATCGACGGCCATCGGCAGTGGTTCAAATCCCGCCAGGGTGTGGATGTGGCGGAAACCGATCTTTCGCAATCGCTCTGCCATATCGCCGTCGTGAAAGGCGAACCCCTGATCGTTGAAGACGCGCTTGCTCACCGGACAATTCAAAATCATCCGGCTGTCATCGATGGGCTTAAGCTCCGCTTTTATGCCGGGATGCCGTTGCGCACGCCGGATGGCCACGTCATCGGCACGCTTTGCGCGGCAGATACCAGTCCGCGCGCCTTCTCGCAGCGCGACCAGGGTATCCTCGCCGATCTTGCGCAGTTCGTCGTCAGCGAACTGGAACTGAGAACGCTGGCGATGACCGATGCGTTGACGGGTGCCCTCTCGCGCCGGGCGTTTCGCGAGGAGGCCGCAAGAGCCATCGCACTGGCCAGACGCCATGCCACCGAACTCAGCGTCCTGATGGTCGACCTCGACCACTTCAAGCTCGTCAACGACACCTATGGGCATCAGTTCGGCGATCGCCTCTTGGTCGAGGTCGTTTCCACGCTCAGGTCGAACGCCCGTCAATCGGACATCATCGGCCGACTTGGCGGCGAGGAATTCGGGCTCGTCCTCCATCAATCCAGCGCTTCAGCAGCGCTCGAAGTCGCAGAAAAGCTCCGCTCGGCAATTGCCCATCTTCGGATCGATCATGTCGACGGAGCCGTCGGGGCGACAATCAGTGTCGGCGTTGCTGGTCTGGATCGGACGACGCAAGACATCGACACTCTGCTGGAAAGGGCAGACGCCGCGCTCTATGCGGCGAAGTCGGACGGACGAAACCGCTGTATCAGATGGGAAACCCCTGCAACGCCCATTCCAGGAGATGTGCGTCGCCGCGTGTTGAAAGGCGGACGCATCGCGTTCAATGGAGGAAGATCGACGATGGACTGCACCGTGCGCAGCTTATCCGACAGTGGTGCCGGGATCGATTTCATCAGCACGGCGGACGTACCCGACCGCTTCAAGCTTCTCATCATGGCCGACGATGTCTCGCGCGCTTGCCGGGTCCGAGTGAGGGGCGATCGACGCATCGAAGTGGACTTTGGATGA